The genomic window ATAAAACAGCCCCGTAGGATCTTTTACTACACCACCTACGTACAAAGCTATTCCACAAGATAAAAAAGAAATATTGTCATTACGTTCAAAAACTGCTACCTCTATTGAAGGGTTATCATTTAAAATTGTTTTTACCGCAGATGTTCCTGCATGAGTACAGCCAATTACGATCACTTTCATATTGTAATTCCTCCTATTATTAAGTTTTTATTAGATTCGTTTAATAAAATTGGCACCATTTAGTTGGTATTGTTATTCACTAAACACTCGTTTACTATATCACAATAACAAAAGAAAAGAAAACATAAAGATTCATTTCGCTTGAAATCAAGCTTTTTACATAGTGAAAAATATCTTCTTTTTTTAAAAAATAAGCCTTTAAAAAGTAGATAAAACTACCTTTAAATGCTTATTTTAAGTCAATGAATATGTTATTTATTTTTCTGTGTGAACTGTATTACTTTTCAGTCTCTTCAAACTATAAACTCTGATGTCGTTTCTTTATATTTATCATATCGTGTAAATAAATAACAATCGTCTTTACTACTGCGTAGAACGGAACACCTAAAATCATACCCAGTAATCCCGCTAAATTACCAGCAACAAGTAAAATCACAATAATCGTTAAAGGATGGATGTCTAGCGTTTTTCCAATAACATTTGGAGAAATAAAGTTTCCATCTATTTGTTGAACAACTAAGACTACTAATGCTACTAAAATCGCTTTTGTTGGAGAGATAGTAAGACCGATAATAACAGCGGGTGCTGCTCCTATATAAGGTCCAACGTAAGGAATAATATTTGTAACGCCTGCTATGATTCCTAACAATAACGCATAAGGCATCCCCGTAATCAAATAGCCAATGAACGTAAGGATTCCAACCATCAAACATACTAATGATTGTCCACTGATATAAGAAGCAATCGTTTTATTCATTTGTCCAAGTAGCTCAATCAACTGTCCTCTAAATTCTTTTGGAAAAAACTTTGCTACTGCTGGCCTAAATTGCTGGCCATCTTTGAACATATAAAATAGAATAATAGGAGCTGTAAAAATAACGATTGTAGTATTTGTAACTGCCCCAAATATTGATCCTACACTATTTGTGATTCCTAAAAAAACAGTATTTGCAACATTGC from Carnobacterium iners includes these protein-coding regions:
- a CDS encoding AI-2E family transporter yields the protein MELFKKSKLMFWSIWLLVVATLIFMSTKIDFIFQPVTTFVSTLFTPILVAGFLYYLLNPIINLMGKTKIKRKYGILIILLLFIGILTVLIFSVLPVLVRQVGEFIANIPDLIKALEAYSREIIRQPWLKDFNIEKSMNELDFSIGNVANTVFLGITNSVGSIFGAVTNTTIVIFTAPIILFYMFKDGQQFRPAVAKFFPKEFRGQLIELLGQMNKTIASYISGQSLVCLMVGILTFIGYLITGMPYALLLGIIAGVTNIIPYVGPYIGAAPAVIIGLTISPTKAILVALVVLVVQQIDGNFISPNVIGKTLDIHPLTIIVILLVAGNLAGLLGMILGVPFYAVVKTIVIYLHDMINIKKRHQSL